From Streptomyces sp. NBC_00237, a single genomic window includes:
- the bfr gene encoding bacterioferritin yields MQGDPEVIEFLNEQLTAELTAINQYFLHAKMQDNFGWTKLAKYTRAESFDEMKHAEVLTDRILFLDGLPNYQRLFHVRIGQTVTEMFQADRMIEVEAIDRLKRGAEVMRGKGDITSAKIFEDILADEEHHIDYLDTQLELVEKLGEPLYIAQLIEQPSEA; encoded by the coding sequence ATGCAGGGCGACCCCGAGGTCATTGAATTTCTCAACGAGCAGCTGACCGCCGAACTGACGGCGATCAACCAGTACTTCCTCCACGCGAAGATGCAGGACAACTTCGGCTGGACCAAGCTCGCGAAGTACACGCGCGCCGAGTCGTTCGACGAGATGAAGCACGCGGAGGTCCTCACCGACCGCATCCTCTTCCTCGACGGCCTGCCCAATTACCAGCGGCTCTTCCACGTCCGGATCGGCCAGACGGTCACCGAGATGTTCCAGGCGGACCGCATGATCGAGGTCGAGGCGATCGACCGGCTGAAGCGCGGCGCGGAGGTCATGCGTGGCAAGGGCGACATCACGTCGGCCAAGATCTTCGAGGACATCCTCGCGGACGAGGAGCACCACATCGACTACCTCGACACCCAGCTGGAGCTGGTCGAGAAGCTCGGCGAGCCGCTCTACATCGCCCAGTTGATCGAGCAGCCGAGCGAGGCGTAG
- a CDS encoding sulfite oxidase-like oxidoreductase yields MGQPESREYRDIEHSELPPGQRLQRGWPVTHYGPVPKFKPDRWEFRVFGATADGEKHCWNHEEFSALPFDTVVADLHCVTKFSMLGAEWGGVAARTILDLAPPAPGVTHVMVWAEYGYSANVRIEDFTDERTILATHKGDDLLTAEHGFPLRLVVPHLYAWKGPKWVRGVEYMTADRRGFWEERGYHNIGDPWREQRYSYQEEPGEGPEL; encoded by the coding sequence ATGGGTCAGCCGGAAAGCCGGGAATACCGCGACATCGAGCACTCCGAGCTTCCGCCGGGACAGCGGCTGCAGCGTGGCTGGCCAGTCACCCACTACGGGCCCGTCCCCAAGTTCAAGCCCGACCGCTGGGAATTCCGTGTCTTCGGCGCGACCGCGGACGGCGAGAAGCACTGTTGGAACCACGAGGAGTTCTCGGCGCTGCCCTTCGACACCGTCGTCGCCGACCTGCACTGCGTGACGAAATTCAGCATGCTGGGGGCCGAATGGGGTGGTGTCGCCGCCCGTACGATCCTGGACCTCGCGCCGCCCGCCCCCGGTGTCACCCACGTCATGGTCTGGGCCGAGTACGGCTACAGCGCCAACGTCCGCATCGAGGACTTCACTGACGAGCGCACCATCCTCGCCACGCACAAGGGTGACGACCTGCTCACCGCGGAACACGGCTTCCCGCTGCGTCTGGTGGTGCCGCACCTGTACGCCTGGAAGGGTCCCAAGTGGGTCCGGGGCGTCGAGTACATGACGGCCGACCGCCGAGGCTTCTGGGAGGAGCGCGGCTATCACAACATCGGCGACCCCTGGCGCGAGCAGCGCTACTCCTACCAGGAGGAACCGGGAGAGGGCCCGGAGCTGTAG
- a CDS encoding anthranilate synthase family protein — protein MSPTDAPSPVTPLSRLLDDDCPPFALLRRRTPGRDHDTVEVLIGSVHEAERLADLPVGEDGRPVLALVPFRQIRERGFDVRDDGTPLSVLVADEAFELPLEEVLSALPAHRVGVEGGSFDVDDEEYARIVQRVIDSEIGRGEGANFVIRRTYTGEIPGFGRADALALFRRLLDGERGAYWTYVVHTGDRVLVGASPEVHVRMSGGTVVMNPISGTYRYPADGPTPDDLLDFLADPKETEELSMVVDEELKMMCTVGDMGGVVVGPRLKEMAHLAHTEYELRGRSSLDVRQVLRETMFAATVTGSPVQNACRVIERHEVGGRGYYAGALALLGVDASGAQTLDSPILIRTADIALDGRLRVPVGATLVRHSDPASEVAETHAKAAGVLAALGVRPGRPRDESVRPPLAQDARVRAALDGRRAGLSPFWLRMQERERTLSGHALVVDAEDTFTAMLAHVLRSSGLEVTVRRFDEPGLREAALAHQGPVVLGPGPGNPQDAADPKMRFLRALTADLLARRHRGGVAHGVLGVCLGHELIAAELGLRIARKEVPYQGAQERIVLFGRPETVGFYNSFTAVCDAAEAAELAAHGVESARNHASGELHALRGPGFASVQFHPESVLSLRGAAVVTRLLEAFVPTGV, from the coding sequence ATGTCTCCCACGGACGCACCGTCTCCCGTCACTCCGTTGTCCCGTCTGCTCGACGACGACTGCCCGCCCTTCGCACTGCTGCGCCGCCGCACCCCCGGGCGCGACCACGACACCGTCGAGGTGCTGATCGGCTCTGTGCACGAGGCCGAGCGGCTCGCGGACCTGCCCGTCGGCGAGGACGGACGGCCGGTCCTCGCCCTCGTACCGTTCCGGCAGATCAGGGAACGCGGCTTCGACGTGCGCGACGACGGGACGCCGCTGAGCGTGCTGGTCGCGGACGAGGCGTTCGAGCTTCCTCTTGAGGAGGTGCTTTCCGCGCTGCCCGCACACCGGGTCGGGGTGGAGGGCGGCTCCTTCGACGTGGACGACGAGGAGTACGCGAGGATCGTCCAACGCGTCATCGATTCCGAGATCGGGCGGGGCGAGGGCGCGAACTTCGTCATCCGGCGCACCTACACCGGTGAGATCCCCGGCTTCGGACGGGCGGACGCGCTCGCCCTGTTCCGGCGGCTGCTGGACGGGGAGCGGGGCGCGTACTGGACGTACGTCGTCCACACGGGCGACAGGGTGCTGGTGGGCGCCAGTCCGGAGGTCCACGTGCGGATGTCCGGGGGGACGGTCGTGATGAATCCGATCAGCGGCACCTACCGCTACCCGGCCGACGGGCCCACCCCCGACGACCTCCTGGACTTCCTCGCCGATCCGAAGGAGACCGAGGAGCTCTCGATGGTCGTCGACGAGGAGCTCAAGATGATGTGCACCGTCGGCGACATGGGCGGTGTGGTCGTCGGCCCGCGCCTCAAGGAGATGGCCCACCTCGCGCACACCGAGTACGAGCTGCGGGGGCGCAGTTCGCTGGACGTGCGCCAGGTGCTGCGGGAGACGATGTTCGCCGCGACGGTGACCGGGTCGCCCGTGCAGAACGCCTGCCGGGTGATCGAGCGCCACGAAGTGGGAGGGCGGGGCTACTACGCGGGCGCGCTGGCACTGCTGGGCGTCGACGCGTCCGGGGCGCAGACCCTGGACTCGCCGATCCTCATCCGTACGGCCGACATCGCGCTGGACGGCCGCCTGCGGGTGCCGGTCGGGGCCACGCTCGTACGGCACTCGGACCCGGCGTCGGAGGTGGCCGAGACGCACGCCAAGGCGGCGGGTGTGCTGGCCGCTCTGGGGGTACGTCCCGGACGCCCGCGGGACGAGTCGGTACGCCCACCGCTGGCGCAGGACGCACGGGTGCGGGCGGCGCTGGACGGGCGGCGGGCCGGGCTCTCGCCCTTCTGGCTGCGGATGCAGGAGCGGGAGCGGACGCTGTCGGGGCACGCCCTGGTGGTGGACGCGGAGGACACCTTCACGGCGATGCTGGCGCACGTGCTGCGCTCGTCGGGCCTTGAGGTGACCGTACGGCGCTTCGACGAGCCGGGGCTGCGGGAGGCGGCACTGGCGCATCAGGGGCCGGTGGTGCTCGGTCCAGGGCCCGGGAACCCGCAGGACGCGGCGGACCCGAAGATGCGCTTCCTGCGGGCGCTGACGGCGGACCTGCTGGCCAGGCGCCACCGGGGAGGCGTCGCGCACGGGGTGCTCGGGGTGTGCCTGGGGCACGAGCTGATCGCGGCGGAGCTGGGGCTGCGCATCGCCCGCAAGGAGGTGCCGTACCAGGGGGCGCAGGAGCGGATCGTGCTGTTCGGCCGGCCGGAGACGGTCGGGTTCTACAACAGCTTCACGGCGGTGTGCGACGCGGCGGAGGCAGCGGAGCTGGCCGCGCACGGTGTGGAGAGCGCCCGCAACCACGCCTCCGGGGAGTTGCACGCCCTGCGGGGGCCCGGCTTCGCCTCCGTGCAGTTCCACCCGGAGTCGGTGCTCAGCCTGCGCGGGGCCGCGGTGGTGACGCGGCTGCTGGAGGCGTTCGTGCCGACGGGGGTCTGA
- a CDS encoding thiazole synthase — translation MADDLFELGGASFSSRLIMGTGGAPSLDVLERSLIASGTELTTVAMRRLDPSVQGSVLSVLDKLGIRVLPNTAGCYTAGEAVLTARLAREALGTDWVKLEVIADERTLLPDPIELLDAAETLVDDGFTVLPYTNDDPVLARKLEDVGCAAVMPLGSPIGSGLGIRNPHNFELIVERAGVPVILDAGAGTASDAVLAMELGCAGVMLASAVTRAQEPVLMAEAMRHGVEAGRLAHRAGRIPRRHFAEASSPESGLARLDPERPAF, via the coding sequence ATGGCCGACGACCTCTTCGAACTGGGCGGCGCCTCCTTCTCGTCCCGTCTGATCATGGGTACGGGCGGGGCGCCCAGCCTCGACGTCCTGGAGCGCTCCCTGATCGCCTCGGGCACCGAGCTGACGACGGTGGCCATGCGGCGGCTCGACCCGTCCGTACAGGGCTCCGTGCTGTCCGTACTGGACAAGCTGGGCATCCGGGTGCTGCCGAACACCGCGGGCTGCTACACGGCGGGCGAGGCCGTCCTCACGGCCCGCCTCGCGCGGGAGGCCCTCGGCACGGACTGGGTGAAGCTGGAGGTCATCGCCGACGAGCGGACCCTGCTGCCGGACCCGATCGAGTTGCTGGACGCGGCGGAGACCCTCGTCGACGACGGCTTCACCGTCCTGCCGTACACGAACGACGATCCGGTGCTGGCGCGCAAGCTGGAGGACGTGGGGTGCGCGGCGGTGATGCCGCTGGGCTCCCCCATCGGCTCCGGTCTCGGCATCCGCAACCCCCACAACTTCGAGCTGATCGTGGAACGGGCCGGGGTGCCGGTGATCCTGGACGCCGGGGCGGGGACGGCGTCGGACGCCGTGCTGGCGATGGAGCTGGGATGCGCCGGTGTGATGCTCGCCTCCGCGGTCACGCGGGCGCAGGAGCCGGTGCTGATGGCGGAGGCGATGCGGCACGGGGTGGAGGCGGGACGCCTGGCCCACCGTGCGGGCCGCATCCCCCGCCGCCACTTCGCGGAGGCGTCGTCCCCGGAGTCGGGCCTGGCCCGCCTGGACCCGGAGCGGCCCGCGTTCTGA
- a CDS encoding deoxyribonuclease IV, producing MSTAETPTPFPADFPASRNPIGGHVPVAGGLASTGLPYAREMGAEAVQVFVANPRGWATPVGNPAQDEQFRAACAAERVPAYVHAPYLINFGSHTEATVEKSVESLRHSLRRARAIGALGVVVHTGSATGGRPREEALAQVRTHLLPLLEELTHDDDPYLLLESTAGQGFSLCSRTWDFGPYFDALDHHPKLGVCLDTCHIFAAGHDLAGPGGMKQTLDLLVDTVGEGRLKLIHANDSKDVTGAHKDRHENIGAGHIGEEPFRELFSHPATEGVPLIIETPGGKEGHAADVARLKELRAP from the coding sequence ATGAGCACCGCAGAAACCCCCACCCCGTTCCCCGCCGACTTCCCGGCGTCCCGCAATCCGATCGGCGGGCACGTCCCGGTCGCCGGAGGACTCGCCTCCACAGGACTGCCGTACGCCCGCGAGATGGGCGCGGAGGCCGTGCAGGTCTTCGTCGCCAATCCGCGCGGCTGGGCGACCCCCGTCGGAAACCCGGCGCAGGACGAGCAGTTCCGGGCCGCCTGTGCGGCCGAGCGCGTTCCGGCGTACGTCCACGCCCCGTACCTGATCAACTTCGGCTCGCACACCGAGGCGACCGTCGAGAAGTCCGTGGAGTCACTGCGGCACTCGCTGCGCAGGGCCCGTGCCATCGGCGCGCTGGGCGTCGTCGTGCACACCGGTTCGGCGACCGGCGGACGGCCCCGCGAGGAGGCCCTCGCGCAGGTGCGCACACATCTGCTCCCTCTGCTGGAGGAGCTGACCCACGACGACGACCCGTACCTCCTGCTGGAGTCGACGGCCGGTCAGGGCTTCTCGCTGTGCTCGCGGACCTGGGACTTCGGCCCGTACTTCGACGCCCTGGACCACCACCCGAAGCTGGGCGTCTGTCTGGACACCTGCCACATCTTCGCGGCGGGCCACGACCTCGCCGGGCCCGGCGGCATGAAGCAGACGCTGGACCTGCTGGTGGACACCGTCGGCGAGGGCCGGCTGAAGCTGATCCACGCCAACGACTCCAAGGACGTCACAGGCGCGCACAAGGACCGGCACGAGAACATCGGCGCCGGCCACATCGGCGAGGAACCGTTCCGGGAGCTGTTCTCGCACCCGGCGACGGAGGGCGTACCCCTGATCATCGAGACGCCCGGCGGCAAGGAGGGGCACGCGGCGGACGTGGCACGGCTGAAGGAGCTGCGCGCACCGTGA
- the pknB gene encoding Stk1 family PASTA domain-containing Ser/Thr kinase, with translation MDTTLQDPLVGQLLDGRYLVEARIAVGGMATVYRAVDTRLDRVLALKVMHLSLAADATFVERFIREAKSVARLAHPNVVGVFDQGADGDYVYLAMEYIAGCTLRDVLRERGALQPRAALDILEPVLAALGAAHRAGFVHRDMKPENVLIGDDGRVKVADFGLVRAVDTVTSTTGSVLGTVSYLAPEQIEHGTSDTRTDVYACGVVLYEMLTGSKPRSGGTPAQVLFQHLNEDVPPPSAAVPGLALELDELVASATARNPQARPFDAVALLGQARTARGALSDEQLDVVPPQARQSVPTGPEEHTSVIPRTAPAPEHTNVLPQSLPDERQHTSRLVRPLPEEPEPVRRASRRPAPSRRTLISLVAAVLLALGLGAGVWYINSGQFTEVPRLLSKSEKDARKKLGEAGLDVKGVERKFSDTVARGAVMDSRPAPGERIRVNDAVTLVISRGPEIVKVPDLKRVPLAKAKRELKDAGLSPGVVTKAFSEDIPLGTVISTDPQAGTGRSPDSAVALVVSKGSPVDMPTVTGQSVEDATSTLEGLGLKVDVAPGQVNSPAPAGQVGRQSVPAGTRLGQGERVTLTVSKGPRMIPVPDVLGKHADEATRILKAAGFQVEVDRPLLSFSKVIEKQSVEGGQQAPEGGTVTITTKIL, from the coding sequence GTGGACACGACCCTCCAGGACCCCCTCGTCGGGCAGCTGCTCGACGGCCGCTACCTCGTCGAGGCACGCATCGCCGTCGGCGGGATGGCCACGGTCTACCGGGCCGTGGACACCCGCCTCGACCGTGTGCTCGCCCTCAAGGTGATGCACCTCTCGCTCGCCGCCGACGCCACCTTCGTCGAGCGGTTCATCCGCGAGGCCAAGTCGGTGGCCCGTCTCGCGCACCCCAATGTGGTCGGCGTCTTCGACCAGGGCGCCGACGGCGACTACGTCTACCTGGCGATGGAGTACATCGCGGGCTGCACCCTGCGCGACGTCCTGCGCGAGCGCGGCGCGCTCCAGCCCCGGGCCGCGCTGGACATCCTGGAGCCGGTGCTGGCCGCCCTCGGCGCCGCGCACCGGGCCGGGTTCGTGCACCGGGACATGAAGCCGGAGAACGTCCTGATAGGGGACGACGGCCGGGTGAAGGTCGCCGACTTCGGTCTCGTACGGGCCGTGGACACGGTCACCAGCACCACGGGCTCCGTCCTCGGCACGGTCTCCTACCTCGCCCCCGAGCAGATCGAGCACGGCACCTCCGACACCCGTACCGACGTGTACGCGTGCGGTGTGGTCCTCTACGAGATGCTCACCGGCAGCAAGCCCCGCTCCGGCGGCACACCGGCGCAGGTGCTCTTCCAGCACCTCAACGAGGACGTCCCGCCGCCGTCCGCCGCCGTACCCGGACTGGCGCTGGAGCTGGACGAGCTGGTGGCGAGCGCCACGGCCCGCAATCCGCAGGCCCGCCCGTTCGACGCGGTGGCCCTGCTGGGGCAGGCGCGCACCGCGCGCGGCGCACTCTCCGACGAGCAGCTGGACGTCGTACCGCCGCAGGCCAGGCAGAGCGTGCCCACGGGCCCCGAGGAGCACACCAGCGTCATCCCGCGCACCGCTCCCGCCCCGGAGCACACGAACGTGCTCCCGCAGTCCCTGCCCGACGAGCGGCAGCACACCAGTCGGCTGGTGCGCCCCCTCCCGGAGGAGCCCGAGCCCGTACGCCGTGCGTCCCGGCGGCCCGCGCCCTCGCGCCGCACCCTGATCTCGCTGGTCGCCGCCGTACTGCTGGCACTGGGGCTGGGCGCCGGGGTCTGGTACATCAACTCCGGGCAGTTCACCGAGGTGCCCCGACTGCTGAGCAAGTCCGAGAAGGACGCCCGCAAGAAGCTCGGCGAAGCGGGACTCGACGTGAAGGGCGTGGAACGGAAGTTCAGCGACACGGTCGCGCGCGGCGCCGTCATGGACAGCCGTCCGGCGCCGGGCGAGCGCATCCGCGTGAACGACGCGGTGACGCTGGTGATCTCGCGCGGACCGGAGATCGTGAAGGTGCCCGACCTCAAGAGGGTGCCGCTGGCGAAGGCCAAACGGGAACTGAAGGACGCGGGCCTGTCGCCCGGCGTCGTCACCAAGGCGTTCAGCGAGGACATCCCGCTGGGCACGGTGATCAGCACGGACCCGCAGGCCGGCACCGGCCGCTCCCCCGACTCCGCGGTCGCGCTGGTCGTCAGCAAGGGCTCGCCGGTGGACATGCCGACCGTGACCGGGCAGAGCGTCGAGGACGCCACCAGCACCCTCGAAGGGCTCGGCCTGAAGGTCGACGTCGCACCCGGGCAGGTCAACTCGCCGGCTCCGGCGGGTCAGGTGGGCCGCCAGTCGGTGCCCGCGGGCACCCGGCTCGGCCAGGGCGAGCGGGTCACGCTGACGGTCTCCAAGGGGCCGCGGATGATCCCGGTGCCCGACGTGCTCGGCAAGCACGCCGACGAAGCGACCCGCATCCTCAAGGCGGCGGGCTTCCAGGTCGAGGTGGACCGTCCGCTCCTGTCCTTCAGCAAGGTGATCGAGAAGCAGTCCGTCGAGGGCGGCCAGCAGGCACCCGAGGGCGGCACGGTCACCATCACGACGAAGATTCTCTAG
- the thiS gene encoding sulfur carrier protein ThiS, which translates to MSTPVNPSVNVSVNGEGRAVSPGTTLGDLVATLTRAHAGVAAALNETVVPRGRWADTALGDGDRVEVLTAVQGG; encoded by the coding sequence ATGAGCACCCCCGTGAACCCCTCTGTGAACGTGTCCGTGAACGGCGAAGGGCGCGCGGTCTCCCCCGGCACCACCCTCGGCGACCTCGTCGCGACACTCACGCGCGCGCACGCGGGCGTGGCCGCGGCGCTCAACGAAACCGTGGTCCCGCGCGGCCGGTGGGCGGACACCGCACTCGGCGACGGCGACCGCGTCGAGGTCCTCACCGCTGTCCAGGGAGGCTGA
- a CDS encoding class II 3-deoxy-7-phosphoheptulonate synthase: MTVNAKTTLTGGNTWRDLPAAQQPEYPDAEALRDVVADLESYPPLVFAGECDQLRARLGAVAKGEAFLLQGGDCAEAFDAVSADHIRNKLKTLLQMGAVLTYAASVPVVKVGRIAGQYSKPRSKGTETRDGITLPTYRGDSVNGFAFTEEARVPDPERLKRMYNASASTLNLVRAFTTGGYADLRQVHAWNQDFVKNSPSGQRYEQLAREIDNALNFMKAAGTDPAEFRTVEFYASHEALLLDYESALTRVDSRTGNLYDVSGHMVWIGERTRQMDGAHIEFASKIRNPIGIKLGPTTTVDEALGYIDKLDPDREPGRLTFIVRMGADKVRDKLPELVEKVTASGATVAWITDPMHGNTYEAASGHKTRRFDDVLDEVKGFFEVHKGLGTHPGGIHVELTGDDVTECVGGGDEIFVDDLHQRYETACDPRLNRSQSLDLAFLVAEMYRDQ, encoded by the coding sequence GTGACCGTGAACGCGAAGACCACCCTCACGGGTGGCAACACCTGGCGCGACCTTCCTGCGGCGCAGCAGCCCGAGTACCCCGATGCTGAGGCGCTGCGCGATGTTGTCGCGGACCTCGAATCGTATCCGCCGCTCGTCTTCGCGGGCGAGTGCGACCAGCTGCGCGCCCGACTGGGAGCCGTCGCCAAGGGCGAGGCGTTCCTGCTCCAGGGGGGCGACTGCGCGGAAGCATTCGACGCCGTGTCGGCCGACCACATCCGCAACAAGCTCAAGACCCTTCTCCAGATGGGCGCCGTGCTGACGTACGCCGCGTCCGTGCCCGTCGTCAAGGTGGGCCGGATCGCCGGTCAGTACAGCAAGCCGCGCTCCAAGGGCACCGAGACCCGCGACGGCATCACCCTGCCGACGTACCGGGGCGACTCGGTGAACGGTTTCGCCTTCACCGAGGAGGCGCGGGTCCCGGACCCCGAGCGCCTCAAGAGGATGTACAACGCCTCGGCGTCCACCCTCAACCTCGTGCGCGCCTTCACCACCGGTGGTTACGCGGACCTGCGCCAGGTGCACGCCTGGAACCAGGACTTCGTGAAGAACTCGCCGTCCGGCCAGCGCTACGAGCAGCTCGCCCGCGAGATCGACAACGCGCTGAACTTCATGAAGGCCGCCGGGACCGACCCGGCGGAATTCCGCACGGTGGAGTTCTACGCCTCCCACGAGGCGCTGCTGCTGGACTACGAGTCGGCGCTCACCCGCGTGGACTCCCGGACGGGCAACCTCTACGACGTGTCCGGCCACATGGTCTGGATCGGCGAGCGCACCCGTCAGATGGACGGCGCGCACATCGAGTTCGCGTCGAAGATCCGCAACCCGATCGGCATCAAGCTCGGCCCCACGACCACGGTCGACGAGGCGCTCGGCTACATCGACAAGCTGGACCCGGACCGCGAGCCCGGCCGCCTGACCTTCATCGTCCGCATGGGCGCCGACAAGGTCCGCGACAAGCTGCCCGAGCTGGTCGAGAAGGTCACCGCTTCCGGCGCCACCGTCGCGTGGATCACCGACCCGATGCACGGCAACACCTACGAGGCCGCCTCCGGCCACAAGACGCGCCGCTTCGACGACGTCCTGGACGAGGTCAAGGGCTTCTTCGAGGTCCACAAGGGCCTCGGCACCCACCCGGGCGGCATCCACGTCGAGCTCACCGGTGACGACGTCACCGAGTGCGTGGGCGGCGGCGACGAGATCTTCGTCGACGACCTGCACCAGCGCTACGAGACGGCCTGCGACCCGCGGCTCAACCGCAGCCAGTCGCTCGACCTGGCGTTCCTGGTGGCGGAGATGTACCGCGACCAGTAG
- a CDS encoding glycosyltransferase, translating into MNPRVSVVVPVHNTAPYLERCFGSVLSQSLAQDQWEVVAVDDGSTDGGGAWLDAFAREHTNVTVVHQEASGGAGKPRNVGIEHARGEFLFFLDSDDHLGPEALERLLAMADEHGSDVVYGRIVGGGGRPAPVDLRTSNPDVSLFDSPVYWTLAAYKLWRRTLIDDQELRFVENRLRGEDVPFAVRGLLNAGRISVVADHDCYVLEGRDDNSNASEQDIDWIDHLRHAESILRLVGDHVPAGADRDKLVERHFHGEILSVFGGHFAHLDEEARALVLKAARPLVEEWLTDRIFQALPPRLRLRAHCVLGGLLKELTEIVRADAQGEPGPAVVRDGRAFAPYPYFRDASRALPDACYDLTSRVVLRQSPDAWTWQDGVLTVTGSASLTLLPGAGQQVALVLRNGAAEHRVPATRTDDGAYRAEIDPGAAADGIALSEGNWTVRLEVGAPAEDGSEPLTKIAWLSAPDPAPAPLVRLSGGRGTPVVAASVYASEPHHHANLDIGAHRHPLGPDARAAVTRRLLTAPRITAAVTLPDCPADAELELVLALEGRSVVLKTETTRLAGSRFTLSGTLGAASEGRWDVRIRVRGQGFTRDIPAVDAVGGTASAVLAVPAHWKWTRRLTL; encoded by the coding sequence GTGAACCCGCGCGTATCCGTCGTCGTGCCCGTGCACAACACCGCTCCTTACCTGGAGCGCTGTTTCGGCTCGGTGCTCTCCCAGAGCCTCGCCCAGGACCAGTGGGAGGTCGTCGCCGTCGACGACGGCTCCACCGACGGCGGCGGCGCCTGGCTCGACGCGTTCGCCCGGGAGCACACCAACGTCACGGTGGTCCACCAGGAGGCGTCCGGCGGCGCGGGCAAGCCCCGCAACGTCGGCATCGAACACGCCCGCGGCGAGTTCCTGTTCTTCCTCGACTCCGACGACCACCTCGGCCCCGAGGCCCTGGAGCGTCTGCTGGCCATGGCCGACGAGCACGGCTCGGACGTCGTCTACGGCCGGATCGTCGGCGGCGGCGGCCGACCGGCACCCGTGGACCTGCGCACCAGCAACCCCGACGTCAGCCTCTTCGACTCGCCCGTCTACTGGACGCTCGCCGCCTACAAGCTGTGGCGGCGCACCCTGATAGACGACCAGGAACTGCGCTTCGTGGAGAACAGGCTGCGCGGCGAGGACGTCCCGTTCGCCGTCAGGGGCCTGCTGAACGCCGGACGCATATCCGTCGTCGCCGACCACGACTGCTACGTCCTCGAAGGCCGCGACGACAACAGCAACGCCTCCGAGCAGGACATCGACTGGATCGACCACCTGCGGCACGCCGAATCCATCCTGCGTCTGGTGGGCGATCACGTGCCCGCCGGAGCCGACCGCGACAAGCTCGTCGAGCGGCACTTCCACGGCGAGATCCTCAGCGTCTTCGGCGGCCACTTCGCCCACCTCGACGAGGAGGCGCGCGCCCTGGTGCTCAAGGCCGCCCGCCCGCTGGTCGAGGAGTGGCTCACCGACCGGATATTCCAGGCCCTGCCGCCCCGGCTGAGGCTGCGCGCGCACTGCGTCCTGGGCGGACTGCTCAAGGAGCTCACGGAGATCGTCCGCGCCGACGCACAGGGCGAGCCGGGCCCCGCGGTGGTCCGCGACGGGCGCGCCTTCGCCCCGTACCCGTACTTCCGCGACGCGAGCCGCGCGCTGCCCGACGCCTGCTACGACCTGACCTCCCGCGTCGTGCTGCGCCAGTCCCCGGACGCCTGGACCTGGCAGGACGGCGTGCTGACGGTCACCGGCAGCGCCTCCCTCACCCTGCTGCCCGGGGCCGGGCAGCAGGTCGCCCTGGTGCTGCGCAACGGCGCGGCCGAGCACCGCGTGCCCGCCACCCGAACCGACGACGGCGCCTACCGCGCCGAGATCGACCCGGGCGCGGCGGCCGACGGCATCGCACTGTCCGAAGGCAACTGGACGGTGCGGCTGGAGGTCGGCGCTCCCGCCGAGGACGGCAGCGAACCCCTCACCAAGATCGCCTGGCTGTCCGCGCCCGACCCGGCCCCCGCGCCCCTGGTCCGGCTCTCCGGCGGCCGGGGCACCCCCGTCGTGGCCGCCTCGGTCTACGCCTCCGAACCGCACCACCACGCCAACCTGGACATCGGCGCGCACCGCCACCCGCTGGGACCGGACGCCCGCGCGGCCGTCACCCGGCGGCTGCTGACCGCGCCCCGGATCACCGCCGCCGTCACGCTCCCGGACTGTCCCGCGGACGCCGAACTGGAGCTCGTGCTCGCACTGGAGGGCCGGAGCGTCGTATTGAAGACAGAAACCACCCGGCTGGCCGGTTCCCGGTTCACCCTGAGCGGCACGCTCGGAGCTGCGTCCGAGGGTCGCTGGGACGTACGGATCCGGGTTCGCGGACAGGGCTTCACCAGGGACATTCCCGCCGTGGACGCCGTCGGCGGGACGGCCTCGGCCGTGCTCGCCGTTCCCGCGCACTGGAAGTGGACCCGGCGTCTCACCTTGTGA
- a CDS encoding trp operon leader peptide, whose product MFAQTQILSLQNWWWTAHPAAH is encoded by the coding sequence ATGTTCGCGCAGACCCAGATCCTCTCGCTCCAGAACTGGTGGTGGACCGCTCATCCGGCGGCCCACTGA
- a CDS encoding bacterioferritin-associated ferredoxin, protein MFVCSCFGVTDQQIKAHAADGACTPRQIASVTKAGTDCGNCVRTIQGLLGRGACPRRGLIEKRELLAQDLDAAAVQDDVPALGEAA, encoded by the coding sequence GTGTTCGTCTGCTCCTGCTTCGGTGTGACCGACCAGCAGATCAAGGCCCACGCCGCCGACGGAGCCTGCACTCCGCGCCAGATAGCCTCCGTCACCAAGGCCGGTACGGACTGCGGCAACTGCGTCCGTACGATCCAGGGCCTGCTGGGCCGGGGGGCGTGTCCGCGCCGCGGCCTCATCGAGAAGCGTGAACTCCTCGCACAGGACCTTGACGCCGCTGCCGTCCAGGACGACGTGCCCGCCCTCGGTGAAGCCGCCTAG